In Variovorax paradoxus, a single genomic region encodes these proteins:
- a CDS encoding TonB-dependent receptor, with protein MAFPFGATALAQQAPAADAPDTAGNNGRALSTVTVTGGRPTSLPAQIPTTIEGVTHDQIVETVNATDSEDALKYLPSLVVRKRYIGDFNHAVLATRASGTGNSARSMVYADGIMLSNPLGNGATYAPRWGMVSPEEIERVDVLYGPFSAAYPGNSVGAVVDYVTRMPTQLEAHVKLSGFASNFDLYNSHSSPAGQQLDMSLGSRSGDWSWWLSASRTHSKGQALVFGNRLVSAGTVGSAGTPVTGAVLGLNPSNQPWWLVGGSTIYDTTQEQAKLKVAYDFSPTVRATYTLGAWNNTTHGSVDTYLRDPLGQPVYGGRVNIAGRTYNLDSPSAALAPTETALTHYMHGLSVKSHTGGVFDWEVAASLFDYSSDTSRTPTTPLPGAFNGAAFGGQGRTTDMGGSGWNTFKAAGTWRPTGSAEGVGAHVVDFGFQQDTARLRTSVGNTLDWINGSPVSPFSAFNGNTRLQSLYVQDTWRFAQDWKTTLGLRHERWEAYGGQLGNASTLLNFAPRKNSYDSPKAAVAWQATSDWLFKASTGRAVRMPTVSELYQGSINGNQIVNTNPNLRPERSWTTELSAERDLKGWGLDGVLRTTLFFENTKDALYTQALNNLVSTVQNVDAIRTRGLEVALNAVDVGVRGLDLSGSLTLTRSKITANSGFPASVGHDQPRVPRVRAALLATYRPDANWSYTVGARYSGRQYGTLDGSDPNGFAYMGFSKFFVVDARIRYRIDRQWSAAVGIDNLNNNRYWAFHPYPQRTYVAELKFDL; from the coding sequence ATGGCATTTCCCTTTGGCGCGACCGCGCTGGCGCAGCAGGCGCCCGCCGCCGACGCGCCTGACACCGCCGGCAACAATGGCCGCGCCCTCAGCACCGTGACCGTGACCGGCGGCCGGCCGACCTCGCTGCCGGCGCAGATCCCGACCACCATCGAAGGCGTGACGCACGACCAGATCGTCGAGACGGTCAACGCCACCGACAGCGAAGACGCGCTGAAGTACCTGCCGAGCCTGGTGGTGCGCAAGCGCTACATCGGCGACTTCAACCATGCGGTGCTGGCCACGCGCGCCTCGGGCACCGGCAACAGCGCGCGTTCGATGGTCTATGCCGACGGCATCATGCTGTCGAACCCGCTGGGCAACGGCGCCACCTACGCGCCGCGCTGGGGCATGGTGTCGCCGGAAGAAATCGAGCGGGTCGACGTGCTGTACGGGCCGTTCTCGGCCGCGTACCCGGGCAACTCGGTGGGCGCGGTGGTCGACTACGTGACGCGCATGCCCACGCAGCTGGAGGCGCACGTCAAGCTCAGCGGCTTCGCGTCGAACTTCGACCTGTACAACAGCCATTCGTCGCCGGCCGGCCAGCAGCTCGACATGTCGCTGGGCAGCCGCAGCGGCGACTGGTCGTGGTGGCTCAGCGCCTCGCGCACCCACAGCAAGGGGCAGGCGCTGGTGTTCGGCAACCGCCTGGTGAGCGCCGGCACCGTGGGCAGCGCCGGCACGCCGGTGACCGGCGCGGTGCTGGGGCTGAACCCGTCGAACCAGCCCTGGTGGCTGGTGGGTGGCTCGACCATCTACGACACCACGCAGGAACAGGCCAAGCTCAAGGTGGCGTACGACTTCTCGCCGACCGTGCGCGCCACCTACACGCTGGGCGCCTGGAACAACACCACGCACGGCAGCGTCGACACCTACCTGCGCGATCCGCTCGGCCAGCCCGTGTACGGCGGCCGGGTGAACATCGCCGGGCGCACCTACAACCTCGATTCGCCGAGCGCCGCGCTGGCGCCGACGGAGACCGCGCTCACCCACTACATGCACGGCCTGTCGGTGAAGAGCCACACGGGCGGGGTGTTCGACTGGGAGGTGGCGGCCAGCCTGTTCGACTATTCGAGCGACACCTCGCGCACGCCGACCACGCCGCTGCCCGGCGCCTTCAACGGCGCTGCATTTGGAGGACAAGGCCGCACCACCGACATGGGCGGCTCGGGCTGGAACACCTTCAAGGCCGCGGGCACCTGGCGGCCCACTGGCTCGGCCGAAGGCGTGGGCGCGCACGTGGTCGACTTCGGTTTCCAGCAGGACACGGCGCGCCTGCGCACCAGCGTCGGCAACACGCTCGACTGGATCAACGGATCGCCGGTATCGCCGTTCTCGGCCTTCAACGGCAACACCCGGCTGCAGTCGCTCTACGTGCAGGACACCTGGCGCTTCGCGCAGGACTGGAAGACCACGCTCGGCCTGCGCCATGAGCGCTGGGAAGCCTACGGCGGCCAGCTCGGCAACGCCAGCACGCTGCTGAACTTCGCGCCGCGCAAGAACAGCTACGACTCGCCCAAGGCTGCGGTCGCCTGGCAGGCCACGTCCGACTGGCTGTTCAAGGCCTCGACCGGCCGCGCGGTACGCATGCCGACGGTCAGCGAGCTGTACCAAGGCTCGATCAACGGCAACCAGATCGTCAACACCAACCCGAACCTGCGCCCCGAGCGCTCGTGGACCACCGAGCTCAGCGCCGAGCGCGACCTCAAGGGCTGGGGGCTCGACGGCGTGCTGCGCACCACGCTGTTCTTCGAGAACACCAAGGACGCGCTCTATACCCAGGCGCTGAACAACCTGGTGAGCACGGTGCAGAACGTCGACGCCATCCGCACGCGGGGGCTCGAGGTGGCGCTGAACGCGGTCGACGTGGGCGTGCGCGGGCTGGACCTGAGCGGCAGCCTCACGCTGACGCGCTCGAAGATCACCGCCAACAGCGGCTTCCCCGCGAGCGTCGGCCACGACCAGCCGCGCGTGCCCCGGGTGCGCGCCGCGCTGCTCGCCACCTACCGGCCCGACGCCAACTGGAGCTACACCGTGGGCGCGCGCTACAGCGGCAGGCAGTACGGCACGCTCGACGGCAGCGACCCCAACGGCTTCGCGTACATGGGCTTCTCGAAGTTCTTCGTGGTCGACGCGCGCATACGCTACCGGATCGACCGCCAGTGGAGCGCGGCCGTCGGCATCGACAACCTGAACAACAACAGGTACTGGGCCTTCCACCCGTACCCGCAACGCACCTACGTGGCCGAACTCAAGTTCGACCTTTGA
- a CDS encoding DUF2946 family protein has product MHALRLPSRSLGLIGRWVLLWFVLSLGVAVASPLVHPQSMELVCSGAGPIKVVVHTEDGARELGASHMDCPLCVLTGAPPPAMVAPAFDLPLPLGRVVQSIPAARLAAATAAPLPARGPPTFS; this is encoded by the coding sequence ATGCACGCGCTGCGCCTTCCCTCCCGCTCCCTCGGCCTCATCGGCCGCTGGGTGCTGCTGTGGTTCGTGCTCTCGCTGGGCGTGGCGGTGGCGTCGCCGCTGGTGCATCCGCAGTCGATGGAACTGGTGTGCTCCGGCGCCGGCCCCATCAAGGTGGTGGTCCACACCGAAGACGGCGCGCGCGAGCTCGGCGCCTCGCACATGGACTGCCCTCTGTGCGTGCTGACCGGCGCCCCGCCGCCGGCCATGGTGGCGCCGGCTTTCGATCTTCCCCTGCCGCTGGGCCGCGTGGTCCAGTCCATTCCCGCCGCGCGCCTGGCCGCGGCCACCGCCGCGCCGCTGCCGGCGCGCGGACCCCCGACCTTCTCCTGA